From Bdellovibrio svalbardensis, one genomic window encodes:
- a CDS encoding transposase: protein MSVVSYKKRTQEEVEAIVKEVEDGHSNADICNKYGVSETALYRILLKHRGLGFADQQRSSSDKKKVNRLEKKIKEQEQEIKLLRAALKKF from the coding sequence ATGAGCGTCGTGTCGTACAAAAAGAGAACACAAGAAGAAGTAGAAGCCATAGTTAAAGAAGTCGAGGACGGCCACAGTAATGCGGACATCTGCAATAAATATGGAGTTTCAGAGACGGCTTTATATCGAATTCTTTTGAAGCATCGAGGATTGGGCTTCGCCGATCAACAACGAAGTTCTTCCGACAAAAAGAAGGTAAATCGTCTTGAAAAGAAAATTAAAGAGCAAGAACAAGAAATTAAGCTCTTAAGGGCTGCCTTAAAAAAGTTTTAA